In Gemmatimonas sp., the genomic stretch CGGCGGCGGTGTGCGCGTCATCGATCCGTCGCATCACCTGTTCACCATCACGGACGACCGCGAGTTCAACGTCGAGTTGTACGTGAACAAGGGACGGGGCTACATCGAGAGCGATCAGCATCCCGCCGACAAGAATCTCTCCGTCGACGTGGTGCGTATCGATGCCATCTATAGCCCGGTGCGCCGCGTCAACTTCGCCGTCTCCGAGACGCGCGTTGGACAGCGTACCGACTATGACCGTCTCACGCTGACCGTCGAAACCAACGGCACGATGTCGCCCGAGGAAGCGGTGAGCTACGCAGCAGCGCTGGCCCAGACCCACTTCCAGTATTTCGTGGGCTTCGGGTCGTCGGCTTCCGCACAGCCTGGCGCAGGGGGCGACGGCTCCAACAGCGACGCGCTGCGCTTGGCCGAACTGTTCCGCACTCCGATCGACGATCTCGAACTCTCGGTTCGCTCGGTCAATTCACTCAAGAACTCGAACATCCGCTCGCTCGGCGATCTGGTTCGCCAGACCGAGGCGCAAATCCTTCAGGTCAAGAACTTCGGCAAGAAGTCTCTGCAGGAAATCGCCGCGCTGCTCGAGAAGGAAGGGCTCAATTTCGGCATGCGATACGAGGAGAGCACAGATGGTGTGCGTATCCTCGATATGGGCACCCCGCCCAGCCGCGCGGCCGAGAACGCGCCTGACGACGAAGACGACGAGGAGTAATTCCCATGCGCCATCGCAAGGCAAACCGCCAACTTCGGCGGACGAGTGAGCAGCGCCTCGCGCTGCTTCGCAACCTCGCTACCTCGCTCATTGAGCAGGGTGCGATCGAGACGACTGAGGCGAAGGCGAAAGAACTCCGCCCCTTCGTTGAGAAGCTGATTACAAAGGCCCGGACCGGCACGCTCCACGCGCGCCGCCTGGCTGGCAAGCACGTCCACAAGCGTGAGGCGGCCGACAAGCTCTTCCAAGAAATCGGCCCCATGTTCGCCACGCGACCGGGCGGTTATACGCGCATTCTCAAAACCGGCCACCGCAAGGGTGACGGTGCGGAAATGGCGCGGATCGAATTGGTCCAGAGCTGAGGATATCGGACATGGCTATCGATAGACACCGCTGCTACGTCTGCGACAAGGGCGTTGCCTTTGGAAACAGCGTCTCGCACGCGAACAACAAGACGCGCCGGACCTGGAGACCCAATCTCCAAGTGGTGCGTACCCTCAGCGAAGGGAAGGTCATCAAGGTCAAGGCCTGCACGCGGTGCATCGCGGCCGGTAAGATCACCCGCGCGCCGCGCGGTCAGGTTGCCGTCGCGTAACTCGCGTACGGTGACGTCTCAGCGGGGAGCTCGCAGTTGCCGGGCTCCCCGCTTTGTACATATGCCTTCCGTTGTCGCCACTCACGACTCCTGACTTCCGACTGAGTACTCTGTTGAAGACTGCACTGATCACCGGGATTACCGGACAGGACGGCTCCTACCTCGCCGAGTTACTGCTCGCCAAGGGCTACCGCGTCGTCGGCGTTGTGCGTCGCTCGTCCACGACGCCCTATGAGCGTATCGCCCATCTCGTCGATCGCGTCGAACTCGTGTCGGCCGATCTGCTCGATCAGACGTCGCTCACCGACGTCGTACATGAAACGCAGCCCGACGAGATTTATAATCTCGCCGCGCAGAGCTTCGTACAGACCTCGTGGACCCAGCCCGTGCTCACTGGTGAATTCACCGCGCTCGGTGTCACCAGGATGCTGGAGGCGATGCGCAAAGCTGCGCCCAAGTCGCGCTTCTATCAGGCCAGCTCCAGCGAGCAGTTCGGAAAGGTCGTTGAAACGCCGCAGCGCGAGTCCACGCCGTTCTATCCGCGCTCGCCGTACGGCGTCGCCAAGGTCTACGGCCACTGGATCACGGTGAATTATCGCGAAAGCTTCAACCTCTTCGCGGTCTCCGGCATTCTGTTCAATCACGAGTCGCCGCGTCGCGGCCTCGAGTTCGTCACGCGCAAAATCACCGACGCCGTCGCCCGCATCAAACTCGGCCTGCAACATGAGCTGCGACTCGGCAATCTCGAGGCGCGTCGTGACTGGGGCTTCGCTGGTGATTACGTCGACGCCATGTGGCGCATGCTTCAGCTCGATGAGCCCGACGACTTCGTGATCGGAACGGGCGAGACGTACTCCGTACGCGATTTCTGCGGCGCCGCGTTCGGCGCCGTGGATCTCGATTATCTCGAGTATGTGAAGCAGGATGAGAAGTTCTTCCGGCCGGCCGAGGTGGATCTGCTGGTAGCTGATCCGTCGAAGGCCGAGCAACGGCTTGGCTGGACGCCCAAGGTGCCCTTCGCCGAGCTGGTGAGCATGATGGTTGCCGCCGATCTCGCGCGGTACGAACGCCAGCGGTGATGCCGTCGTGAAGCGCGTGCTCGTGACCGGAGCCGCCGGCTTCGTCGGGTCATATTTGCTCGAAGCACTTCGGGACGCAGGGGGCGAGCTGTTCGCGCTCGCCACTGATCCTCCCGGCGCGCCGGCCGCATTGGGCGGGGATGCCCAATGGTTATACGGTGACCTCCGGGACGCGGAGTACGTGGCGCATGTCGTAGCCACCGCGCGGCCCGATACGGTGATTCACCTCGCGGCGATCTCGCACGTGCCGACGGCGGCCGCTGATCCGGCGCTCGCGTGGGACGTCAACGTCACCGCGACCGCGCGCCTGCTGCACGCGCTCGGCCACGCCCGCGACGCCGGGACGATTGACCCCACCGTGCTGATCGTCGGCAGCGCCGAGCAGTACGGACGTCATGAGACCCATGAATTTCCGCTGCTCGAAAGCTCCGTGCAGGCCCCGCGAACGGTGTACGCTGCCACCAAGACCGCGCAGGAGGTGCTCGCCTTGCAAGCTTGGCGGGCGACGGGGCTCAACGTGGTCGTCGCGCGCAGCTTCAACCACAGTGGCCGAGGGCAGCCGACGCGATTCCTGCTCCCAGCATTGGTGCAGCGCGCGGTCGAACTCCGCGGCGCCGCGCCGGGAACGACCATGCCGGTTGGGAATCGCGCGCCGATCCGCGATTTCCTCCATGTAAGTGACGTCGTTGCTGCGTATATTTCACTCTGCCAACGGGGCACGCCTGGCGAGGCGTACAACGTGGCCAGCGGCACCGGGTGGTCGGTGCAGCAGATACTCGACCGGGTCTTGGCGCGTGCCGGTGTGCAGGCGACGCCCGTCGAAGATCCGTCGCTGGTACGCCCGGTTGACGTCCCCGTACTGATCGGGGATTCGCACAAATTGCAGCGCGCCACCGGATGGTCCGCCACGCGCGCTCTTGACGACATCATCGACGATCTCCTCCATGCCGCGACGCTCTGACCTGCAACGGATTCTCGTGATCGGCTCCGGACCGATCGTAATCGGACAGGCTGCTGAATTTGATTACTCCGGAACGCAGGCGATCAAAGCCCTGCGCGAAGAGGGGTACGAGGTCATCCTCGTGAATTCCAATCCGGCCACGATCATGACCGATCCGGAGTTCGCTGACCGCACGTACATCGAACCGGTCACGGCCGAGTTTGTCGAAAAGGTGATCGCGAAAGAGCGCCCGGACGCGGTATTGCCCACGATGGGCGGACAGACGGCGCTCAACGTCGCGCTCGCGCTGTACGACAGCGGGGTGCTCGACAAGTACGGCTGCGAACTCATTGGTGCCAACGCGCGCGCCATTCGCGTCGCCGAAGATCGCAAGCTTTTCGGTGAAGCCATGACGAAGATCGGGCTCACCTGTCCGACCGGCCGCACCGTCACCACGCTCGAGGACGCGATCGCTGGTGTTGAAGAGACTGGATTTCCGTCGGTTATCCGGCCGTCGTTCACGCTCGGCGGTACCGGTGGCGGCATCGCGTACAACCGCGAAGAATTCGAGACGATGGTGCGACGTGGTCTCGACTTGTCGCCCGTGGGCTCGGTGCTCATCGAGCGCTCGCTGCTGGGCTGGAAGGAGTATGAACTCGAAGTGATGCGCGATTGCGCCGACAACGTGGTGATCGTCTGTTCGATCGAGAATCTCGATCCCATGGGCGTGCATACCGGTGACTCGATCACCGTCGCGCCCGCGATGACGCTCACCGATCGTGAGTATCAGACCATGCGCGACGCGGCCGTGGCCATCATCCGCGAAATCGGGGTCGATGCCGGCGGATGCAACATTCAGTTTGCCGTGAATCCGGCCAACGGCGATTTGATCGTCATCGAGATGAACCCGCGCGTGTCGCGCTCGTCGGCCCTTGCGTCCAAGGCTACGGGCTTTCCGATCGCGCGTATCGGTGCCAAGCTCGCCGTGGGATACACGCTTGACGAAGTACCGAACGACATCACCAAGACGACACCGGCCAGCTTCGAGCCCGTGCTCGATTACGTGATCGTGAAGTGCCCGCGCTTCGCCTTCGAGAAGTTCACGTCGTCCGATCCGGGCCTGACCACGCAGATGAAGTCCGTCGGCGAGTCGATGGCGATCGGTCGCACGTTCAAGGAGGCCTTCCAGAAGGCGCTGCGCGCACTCGAGACGGGTCGCAGCGGCTGGACCGTCGGCGAGCGTCTCGTCGACGACCGACTCGTCGAGGGGTCGAAGGAGGAGCTGCGTGGCGCACTCCGTCGCCCGACGCCGGAACGCATCTATCAGCTCAAGCGGGCCATGCTGCTGGGCATGGGCACGGCCGAGCTGCACGAGATCACGGGTATTGATCCGTGGTTTCTCGATCAGTTGCACGAGCTGATCGTCGCTGAGGCGGAGTACCAGCAGAAGCCGTTGGTGGATGCCGATAGCATGCGTCGCATGAAGCGTCTCGGCTTCTCCGATCGACAGCTCGGTGCGCTGCGCGGTGGCACCGAACACGAGGCCCGCGCCATGCGCTGGTCGCTCGGCGTGCGCCCGTCGTACAAGATGATCGATACCTGTGCCGGTGAGTTTCCCTCTACCACACCGTATCTGTACGGCTGCTACGACGAGGAGAGCGAGGCGGCCACCGAAGGACGGCCGAAGGTCGTCATTCTCGGGTCGGGCCCCAATCGTATCGGGCAGGGCGTCGAGTTTGACTACTGCTGTGTGCGCGCCGTGTTGGCGCTGCGCGAGCGGGGATACGAGACCATCATGGTCAACTCGAATCCGGAAACGGTCTCCACCGACTTCGATATCTCCGACAAGCTGTACTTCGAGCCGCTCACGCTCGAAGACGTGCTCGAAATTGTGCATCGCGAGAATCCGCTCGGCGTCATCGTGCAGCTCGGTGGTCAAACGCCGCTCAAGCTCACGCGACCGCTCGAGGCGGCCGGTGTGCGCATTCTCGGCACATCACCCGACGCCATCGACATCGCCGAGGATCGTCGTCGCTTCGAAGCGATCGTGCGTGAACTCGGTATCGCGCAGCCGGCGAACGGAACAGCCACCAGCGTGGACGAAGCCGTCGAGATCGCCGATCGAATCGGGTATCCCGTGCTCGTGCGCCCATCGTACGTGCTCGGCGGTCGCGCGATGGAAATCGTCCATGACGCCGCGTCGTTGCGTGGTTACTTCGAACGTGCGGCACGCGTGAGCGAAGACCGCCCGGTGCTCGTCGACAAGTTCCTCGAGGATGCGTTCGAGGCCGACGTCGACGCGCTCTCCGATGGCACGAATGTGGTGATCGGTTCGGTCATGGAGCACATCGAGAG encodes the following:
- a CDS encoding DNA-directed RNA polymerase subunit alpha C-terminal domain-containing protein; the encoded protein is GGGVRVIDPSHHLFTITDDREFNVELYVNKGRGYIESDQHPADKNLSVDVVRIDAIYSPVRRVNFAVSETRVGQRTDYDRLTLTVETNGTMSPEEAVSYAAALAQTHFQYFVGFGSSASAQPGAGGDGSNSDALRLAELFRTPIDDLELSVRSVNSLKNSNIRSLGDLVRQTEAQILQVKNFGKKSLQEIAALLEKEGLNFGMRYEESTDGVRILDMGTPPSRAAENAPDDEDDEE
- the rplQ gene encoding 50S ribosomal protein L17, whose amino-acid sequence is MRHRKANRQLRRTSEQRLALLRNLATSLIEQGAIETTEAKAKELRPFVEKLITKARTGTLHARRLAGKHVHKREAADKLFQEIGPMFATRPGGYTRILKTGHRKGDGAEMARIELVQS
- the rpmB gene encoding 50S ribosomal protein L28; the encoded protein is MAIDRHRCYVCDKGVAFGNSVSHANNKTRRTWRPNLQVVRTLSEGKVIKVKACTRCIAAGKITRAPRGQVAVA
- the gmd gene encoding GDP-mannose 4,6-dehydratase; amino-acid sequence: MKTALITGITGQDGSYLAELLLAKGYRVVGVVRRSSTTPYERIAHLVDRVELVSADLLDQTSLTDVVHETQPDEIYNLAAQSFVQTSWTQPVLTGEFTALGVTRMLEAMRKAAPKSRFYQASSSEQFGKVVETPQRESTPFYPRSPYGVAKVYGHWITVNYRESFNLFAVSGILFNHESPRRGLEFVTRKITDAVARIKLGLQHELRLGNLEARRDWGFAGDYVDAMWRMLQLDEPDDFVIGTGETYSVRDFCGAAFGAVDLDYLEYVKQDEKFFRPAEVDLLVADPSKAEQRLGWTPKVPFAELVSMMVAADLARYERQR
- a CDS encoding GDP-mannose 4,6-dehydratase codes for the protein MPPISRGTNASGDAVVKRVLVTGAAGFVGSYLLEALRDAGGELFALATDPPGAPAALGGDAQWLYGDLRDAEYVAHVVATARPDTVIHLAAISHVPTAAADPALAWDVNVTATARLLHALGHARDAGTIDPTVLIVGSAEQYGRHETHEFPLLESSVQAPRTVYAATKTAQEVLALQAWRATGLNVVVARSFNHSGRGQPTRFLLPALVQRAVELRGAAPGTTMPVGNRAPIRDFLHVSDVVAAYISLCQRGTPGEAYNVASGTGWSVQQILDRVLARAGVQATPVEDPSLVRPVDVPVLIGDSHKLQRATGWSATRALDDIIDDLLHAATL
- the carB gene encoding carbamoyl-phosphate synthase large subunit; its protein translation is MPRRSDLQRILVIGSGPIVIGQAAEFDYSGTQAIKALREEGYEVILVNSNPATIMTDPEFADRTYIEPVTAEFVEKVIAKERPDAVLPTMGGQTALNVALALYDSGVLDKYGCELIGANARAIRVAEDRKLFGEAMTKIGLTCPTGRTVTTLEDAIAGVEETGFPSVIRPSFTLGGTGGGIAYNREEFETMVRRGLDLSPVGSVLIERSLLGWKEYELEVMRDCADNVVIVCSIENLDPMGVHTGDSITVAPAMTLTDREYQTMRDAAVAIIREIGVDAGGCNIQFAVNPANGDLIVIEMNPRVSRSSALASKATGFPIARIGAKLAVGYTLDEVPNDITKTTPASFEPVLDYVIVKCPRFAFEKFTSSDPGLTTQMKSVGESMAIGRTFKEAFQKALRALETGRSGWTVGERLVDDRLVEGSKEELRGALRRPTPERIYQLKRAMLLGMGTAELHEITGIDPWFLDQLHELIVAEAEYQQKPLVDADSMRRMKRLGFSDRQLGALRGGTEHEARAMRWSLGVRPSYKMIDTCAGEFPSTTPYLYGCYDEESEAATEGRPKVVILGSGPNRIGQGVEFDYCCVRAVLALRERGYETIMVNSNPETVSTDFDISDKLYFEPLTLEDVLEIVHRENPLGVIVQLGGQTPLKLTRPLEAAGVRILGTSPDAIDIAEDRRRFEAIVRELGIAQPANGTATSVDEAVEIADRIGYPVLVRPSYVLGGRAMEIVHDAASLRGYFERAARVSEDRPVLVDKFLEDAFEADVDALSDGTNVVIGSVMEHIESAGIHSGDSACVLPPYLIPQEAADQMRAHTVAFAKKLGVVGLINVQYAYKDGVVYVIEVNPRASRTVPFVSKAIGVSLASVAARLMLGETLAEIGFTSEIVPPFFSVKEAVFPFNKFREFDPVLGPEMRSTGEVMGIDEDFGTAFMKSQLAADNALPRIGAVFITVNDSDKPSAAKLAARFHELGFTLYATSGTAAYLRARDIPVQSVLKVSEGRPHGVDMILNGEIHLLVNTPLGKHAQVDDERLRQAAISNRVPYTTTLSAASAAAEAIAARQSREPGVRSLQEWHVILAASLAANAAPIGAA